The Epinephelus lanceolatus isolate andai-2023 chromosome 21, ASM4190304v1, whole genome shotgun sequence genome has a segment encoding these proteins:
- the bricd5 gene encoding BRICHOS domain-containing protein 5 isoform X1, which produces MLQQSEPCISTHLTREAFQAAPASPLCPLSGPRRAASSSRDGGSAASSKSHFPHKAFWVSLSASLLLVVIALGVIGHLRLSQPHSESLQLVRITVPDQTGVLINQSAIVDQKNDLVTFSVTSPTNQTSTVMFDIKHGLICYKPVNQESCFLRKMEKSDYDNVHSLLNDSAHKQSQFQLSGNETQRQTEFLGVMAASQVDVSTLEEPLQALCQDSSVHWTRRVEGPGKQRLVYFCIDICFPSNICVSVCFYYLPE; this is translated from the exons ATGCTGCAACAGTCAGAACCGTGTATCTCCACTCACCTGACGAGAGAGGCTTTCCAAGCTGCACCTGCCTCACCCCTTTGTCCATTGTCTGGACCGCGGAGGGCAGCCAGTTCCTCTCGT GATGGGGGCTCTGCTGCATCCTCCAAGTCCCACTTCCCACACAAGGCATTCTGGGTCAGCCTCTCAGCCTCTCTGCTCCTGGTCGTCATCGCCCTCGGTGTGATTGGGCATCTGCGACTGTCGCAGCCTCACTCTGAG TCTTTGCAGCTTGTCCGAATCACAGTTCCAGATCAGACCGGAGTTCTGATCAACCAGTCAGCTATTGTGGACCAGAAAAATGACTTGGTGACTTTTTCTGTGACCTCACCCACAAATCAGACGTCCACTGTGATGTTTGATATCAAACAT GGTTTGATATGTTACAAACCTGTCAACCAGGAGAGCTGCTTCCTGCGAAAGATGGAGAAGTCTGACTATGACAACGTGCACTCCCTCCTCAACGACTCCGCACACAAG CAGAGTCAGTTCCAGCTGTCCGGGAATGAGACCCAGAGGCAGACGGAGTTCCTGGGGGTGATGGCAGCCAGTCAGGTGGATGTGTCCACACTGGAGGAGCCCCTCCAGGCTCTGTGTCAGGACAGCTCCGTCCACTGGACCAGGAGGGTCGAGG GCCCGGGGAAACAGAGGCTGGTCTACTTCTGCATCGACATCTGCTTTCCCAGCAACATCTGCGTGTCCGTGTGCTTCTACTACCTGCCCGAGTGA
- the pgp gene encoding glycerol-3-phosphate phosphatase has protein sequence MSGSKCTRLSGALVKQVLDSVDSVLFDCDGVIWRGDQAIPGASQVVNLLKEKGKKVFFVTNNSTKTRKMYADKMAMLGFNANEEEVFGTAYCSAAYLKTVCGLEGKVYLIGSNAMREELEAVGIQQTGVGPDHITGKQHDWATVPLDPEVKAVVVGFDEHFSYMKLNRALQYLTQPDCLFVGTNGDTRLPLEGGKAVPGTGCLLKAVETAAQRQAQTVGKPNHFMFDCVASKYGVDPDRCLMVGDRLDTDILLGSNCGLKTLLTLTGVSTLADAEAHQKSGCAERQGMVPDYYVESIADLLPALQG, from the exons ATGTCTGGGTCAAAATGTACGCGGCTGAGCGGCGCGCTGGTGAAACAGGTGCTGGACTCGGTGGACAGCGTCCTGTTTGACTGCGACGGGGTCATCTGGCGGGGGGACCAGGCCATCCCCGGCGCCTCTCAAGTCGTGAACCTGCTCAAGGAAAAGGGGAAGAAGGTCTTCTTCGTCACCAACAACAGTACCAAGACGAGGAAGATGTACGCCGACAAAATGGCCATGTTGGGGTTCAACGCGAACGAGGAGGAGGTGTTCGGGACGGCGTACTGCTCCGCCGCGTACCTGAAGACTGTCTGCGGGCTGGAGGGCAAAGTGTACCTGATAGGGAGCAATGCCATGAGAGAAGAGCTGGAGGCGGTGGGGATCCAGCAGACCGGGGTGGGACCTGACCACATCACCGGGAAGCAGCACGACTGGGCCACCGTGCCTCTGGATCCCGAGGTGAAGGCGGTGGTGGTCGGCTTTGATGAACACTTCAGTTACATGAAGTTGAACAGAGCCCTGCAGTACCTGACCCAGCCGGACTGTCTGTTTGTGGGAACCAACGGGGACACCAGGCTGCCTCTGGAGGGGGGCAAGGCCGTCCCAG GTACAGGCTGCCTGCTGAAGGCTGTGGAGACAGCAGCTCAGCGCCAGGCCCAGACAGTAGGCAAACCCAACCACTTCATGTTCGACTGCGTGGCCTCCAAATACGGCGTGGACCCCGACCGCTGCCTGATGGTTGGCGACCGCCTGGACACCGACATCCTGCTGGGCTCCAACTGCGGCCTGAAGACCCTCCTCACCCTCACGGGGGTCAGCACGTTGGCAGACGCTGAGGCCCATCAGAAGAGCGGCTGCGCGGAGAGGCAGGGGATGGTGCCGGATTATTACGTGGAGAGCATCGCAGACCTCCTTCCAGCTCTGCAGGGATGA
- the bricd5 gene encoding BRICHOS domain-containing protein 5 isoform X4, whose amino-acid sequence MLQQSEPCISTHLTREAFQAAPASPLCPLSGPRRAASSSRDGGSAASSKSHFPHKAFWVSLSASLLLVVIALGVIGHLRLSQPHSESLQLVRITVPDQTGVLINQSAIVDQKNDLVTFSVTSPTNQTSTVMFDIKHGLICYKPVNQESCFLRKMEKSDYDNVHSLLNDSAHKQSQFQLSGNETQRQTEFLGVMAASQVDVSTLEEPLQALCQDSSVHWTRRVEE is encoded by the exons ATGCTGCAACAGTCAGAACCGTGTATCTCCACTCACCTGACGAGAGAGGCTTTCCAAGCTGCACCTGCCTCACCCCTTTGTCCATTGTCTGGACCGCGGAGGGCAGCCAGTTCCTCTCGT GATGGGGGCTCTGCTGCATCCTCCAAGTCCCACTTCCCACACAAGGCATTCTGGGTCAGCCTCTCAGCCTCTCTGCTCCTGGTCGTCATCGCCCTCGGTGTGATTGGGCATCTGCGACTGTCGCAGCCTCACTCTGAG TCTTTGCAGCTTGTCCGAATCACAGTTCCAGATCAGACCGGAGTTCTGATCAACCAGTCAGCTATTGTGGACCAGAAAAATGACTTGGTGACTTTTTCTGTGACCTCACCCACAAATCAGACGTCCACTGTGATGTTTGATATCAAACAT GGTTTGATATGTTACAAACCTGTCAACCAGGAGAGCTGCTTCCTGCGAAAGATGGAGAAGTCTGACTATGACAACGTGCACTCCCTCCTCAACGACTCCGCACACAAG CAGAGTCAGTTCCAGCTGTCCGGGAATGAGACCCAGAGGCAGACGGAGTTCCTGGGGGTGATGGCAGCCAGTCAGGTGGATGTGTCCACACTGGAGGAGCCCCTCCAGGCTCTGTGTCAGGACAGCTCCGTCCACTGGACCAGGAGGGTCGAGG aatga
- the bricd5 gene encoding BRICHOS domain-containing protein 5 isoform X3: MVRCWKHSENSLEEAQCTDGGSAASSKSHFPHKAFWVSLSASLLLVVIALGVIGHLRLSQPHSESLQLVRITVPDQTGVLINQSAIVDQKNDLVTFSVTSPTNQTSTVMFDIKHGLICYKPVNQESCFLRKMEKSDYDNVHSLLNDSAHKQSQFQLSGNETQRQTEFLGVMAASQVDVSTLEEPLQALCQDSSVHWTRRVEGPGKQRLVYFCIDICFPSNICVSVCFYYLPE, translated from the exons ATGGTGAGGTGTTGGAAACATTCAGAAAACAGTTTGGAGGAAGCTCAGTGCACG GATGGGGGCTCTGCTGCATCCTCCAAGTCCCACTTCCCACACAAGGCATTCTGGGTCAGCCTCTCAGCCTCTCTGCTCCTGGTCGTCATCGCCCTCGGTGTGATTGGGCATCTGCGACTGTCGCAGCCTCACTCTGAG TCTTTGCAGCTTGTCCGAATCACAGTTCCAGATCAGACCGGAGTTCTGATCAACCAGTCAGCTATTGTGGACCAGAAAAATGACTTGGTGACTTTTTCTGTGACCTCACCCACAAATCAGACGTCCACTGTGATGTTTGATATCAAACAT GGTTTGATATGTTACAAACCTGTCAACCAGGAGAGCTGCTTCCTGCGAAAGATGGAGAAGTCTGACTATGACAACGTGCACTCCCTCCTCAACGACTCCGCACACAAG CAGAGTCAGTTCCAGCTGTCCGGGAATGAGACCCAGAGGCAGACGGAGTTCCTGGGGGTGATGGCAGCCAGTCAGGTGGATGTGTCCACACTGGAGGAGCCCCTCCAGGCTCTGTGTCAGGACAGCTCCGTCCACTGGACCAGGAGGGTCGAGG GCCCGGGGAAACAGAGGCTGGTCTACTTCTGCATCGACATCTGCTTTCCCAGCAACATCTGCGTGTCCGTGTGCTTCTACTACCTGCCCGAGTGA
- the bricd5 gene encoding BRICHOS domain-containing protein 5 isoform X2, with translation MLQQSEPCISTHLTREAFQAAPASPLCPLSGPRRAASSSRDGGSAASSKSHFPHKAFWVSLSASLLLVVIALGVIGHLRLSQPHSESLQLVRITVPDQTGVLINQSAIVDQKNDLVTFSVTSPTNQTSTVMFDIKHGLICYKPVNQESCFLRKMEKSDYDNVHSLLNDSAHKSQFQLSGNETQRQTEFLGVMAASQVDVSTLEEPLQALCQDSSVHWTRRVEGPGKQRLVYFCIDICFPSNICVSVCFYYLPE, from the exons ATGCTGCAACAGTCAGAACCGTGTATCTCCACTCACCTGACGAGAGAGGCTTTCCAAGCTGCACCTGCCTCACCCCTTTGTCCATTGTCTGGACCGCGGAGGGCAGCCAGTTCCTCTCGT GATGGGGGCTCTGCTGCATCCTCCAAGTCCCACTTCCCACACAAGGCATTCTGGGTCAGCCTCTCAGCCTCTCTGCTCCTGGTCGTCATCGCCCTCGGTGTGATTGGGCATCTGCGACTGTCGCAGCCTCACTCTGAG TCTTTGCAGCTTGTCCGAATCACAGTTCCAGATCAGACCGGAGTTCTGATCAACCAGTCAGCTATTGTGGACCAGAAAAATGACTTGGTGACTTTTTCTGTGACCTCACCCACAAATCAGACGTCCACTGTGATGTTTGATATCAAACAT GGTTTGATATGTTACAAACCTGTCAACCAGGAGAGCTGCTTCCTGCGAAAGATGGAGAAGTCTGACTATGACAACGTGCACTCCCTCCTCAACGACTCCGCACACAAG AGTCAGTTCCAGCTGTCCGGGAATGAGACCCAGAGGCAGACGGAGTTCCTGGGGGTGATGGCAGCCAGTCAGGTGGATGTGTCCACACTGGAGGAGCCCCTCCAGGCTCTGTGTCAGGACAGCTCCGTCCACTGGACCAGGAGGGTCGAGG GCCCGGGGAAACAGAGGCTGGTCTACTTCTGCATCGACATCTGCTTTCCCAGCAACATCTGCGTGTCCGTGTGCTTCTACTACCTGCCCGAGTGA